From the genome of Streptobacillus ratti, one region includes:
- a CDS encoding S8 family serine peptidase yields MSIFIVSCTLVDISEKDISNPQSSGYNGSGHTSSLNNNNNNNNNVQNNVRDNGHSSNGKSSSSNLSRENKNSRENKNSRENKNSRENKNSRENKNKSHNDIAPKPEENFESNLDLEPSQSLNFKGKSSELEWKTIEDDTSKKHVGKNEVLEEVSGTERQLKEGDNPVTILELYFHKDDEGEFRKKYDFLKLKDSNDNPGYRNHASLVVEAFMDIDADGVVSEEEKNAFKGKNTDITLARGSDSTNLKGIINMSFSSVQTNNKFWYLYENSRYIDKIDNIITNNKSVFLTNRLFDKAHVYNERLLITAIGNQNHVDINTKYFSNSILNRYQIMSPEMQALSRSETIMVKNSFKRKHNLVGDEYNHIKTSYIDKDSNYYIDRLVGGDTGFQTQAMLLRSFTVGENGLLEEENKEYYPKFGSSFSSPRIARLAYDIKEKYPFLTYQQVKQVILGTANHDISGYLDDNVGWGNANREKALKGPSDFNAGLIDEMKYFKGNYDKIFDEKGNRYFYVDIKKDKEYTFENDIVSGLKGDGNSKDSKTVKIKGKKEYNSHEIKDYQYRIPKVLESERLFYSNVAQAGLRKDGEGKLILTGKQLYTAPSQVLNGTLVLRNESNSNYTVFDKGTLIVENKKEKEESTINLKDIYTDGKVRINSSASIEKLYGSNTSDIEFSGREVNVKDFKISGNGKYTLRLKEEDLEKIKQEAKFIGPKLVMENYTEETVDKISNPFLKPVVINENKIVSIQFVNNIENEFKKLGDLTDEKILKDLPSYDLNKKKFFDEYKVNNGPYNYSTSMKPMSYAVQKLLLSSSAGEVKNIFGDNYASIIGNIIKNEIDNKYNRTNIILSNLEKGNRFYFDTYARTNLLNDKKFSPFVDKHVGAILGYSSKLSEDKKLDLYGIYQYGDVVFNNKDSNKARSINNLYNIGGNLSMKFLNLIRLNVDNNIGYSKSDVYNSTTDTNNKTNILHSLSVNPGVRLGLELNIDNINSVLKPYVGYTFNYIVAWGKKDSTTAVASSNDSVNSLRDIELTKLMNHNVELGLEVDSKLNKYISVQNRLVFDYNSLENIELNQKLVDKLHTTIGKGLDKISANYNLGIKLSFMEGLNVVGKVNLSSKLNLGLNLGFDYNF; encoded by the coding sequence ATGTCCATTTTTATTGTTAGTTGTACTCTAGTTGACATCAGTGAAAAAGATATAAGTAATCCGCAGAGTAGTGGATATAATGGTAGTGGACATACTAGTAGTTTAAACAACAACAATAATAATAATAATAATGTACAAAATAATGTACGTGATAATGGACATAGTTCTAATGGAAAGTCATCTTCAAGTAACCTTAGTAGAGAAAATAAAAATAGTAGAGAAAATAAAAATAGTAGAGAAAATAAAAATAGTAGAGAAAATAAAAATAGTAGAGAAAATAAAAATAAATCTCATAATGATATTGCACCAAAGCCTGAAGAAAATTTTGAGTCAAATTTAGATTTAGAACCTTCTCAATCCCTAAATTTCAAAGGTAAATCTTCTGAACTTGAATGGAAAACAATTGAAGATGATACTTCAAAAAAACATGTAGGAAAAAATGAAGTATTAGAAGAAGTAAGTGGAACAGAAAGACAATTAAAAGAGGGAGACAATCCTGTAACTATACTTGAATTGTACTTCCATAAAGATGATGAAGGGGAATTTAGAAAGAAATACGATTTCTTGAAACTTAAAGATTCTAATGATAATCCTGGTTATAGAAACCATGCTAGTTTAGTAGTTGAAGCTTTTATGGATATAGATGCTGATGGTGTTGTAAGTGAAGAAGAAAAAAATGCTTTTAAAGGTAAAAATACAGATATAACATTAGCTAGAGGAAGTGATAGTACAAACCTTAAAGGTATCATAAATATGTCTTTTTCATCAGTCCAAACTAATAATAAATTTTGGTATTTATATGAAAATTCAAGATATATAGATAAAATAGATAATATTATTACTAATAATAAAAGTGTATTTTTAACTAATAGATTGTTTGATAAAGCACATGTATATAATGAAAGATTATTAATAACTGCTATAGGAAATCAAAACCATGTTGATATAAATACAAAATATTTTTCTAACAGTATATTAAATAGATATCAGATAATGTCTCCAGAGATGCAAGCACTTTCCAGAAGTGAAACTATAATGGTTAAAAATTCTTTTAAAAGAAAACATAATTTAGTGGGAGATGAATATAATCACATTAAAACATCTTACATAGATAAAGATTCAAATTACTATATAGATAGATTAGTAGGAGGAGATACTGGTTTTCAAACACAAGCCATGTTATTAAGAAGCTTTACTGTTGGAGAAAATGGTCTTTTAGAAGAAGAAAATAAAGAATATTACCCTAAGTTTGGTTCTTCATTCTCATCACCTAGGATTGCAAGACTTGCTTATGATATTAAAGAAAAGTATCCATTTTTAACATATCAACAAGTAAAACAAGTAATACTTGGTACAGCTAATCATGATATTAGTGGATATTTAGATGATAATGTAGGTTGGGGAAATGCAAATAGAGAAAAGGCATTAAAAGGACCATCAGACTTTAATGCTGGATTGATAGATGAGATGAAATATTTCAAAGGTAACTATGATAAAATATTTGATGAAAAGGGTAATAGATATTTTTATGTAGATATAAAGAAAGATAAAGAATATACTTTTGAAAATGATATAGTAAGTGGATTGAAAGGTGATGGTAATAGTAAAGATAGTAAAACTGTAAAAATAAAAGGTAAAAAAGAATATAATTCACATGAAATTAAAGACTATCAATATAGAATACCAAAAGTATTAGAAAGTGAAAGGCTATTTTATTCTAATGTAGCACAAGCAGGATTAAGAAAAGATGGTGAAGGTAAGTTAATACTAACTGGTAAACAACTATATACAGCTCCATCACAGGTATTAAATGGTACATTAGTTTTAAGAAATGAAAGTAATTCAAATTATACTGTATTTGATAAAGGAACTTTAATTGTAGAGAATAAAAAAGAAAAAGAAGAAAGTACAATAAATTTAAAAGATATATATACAGATGGTAAAGTTAGAATAAATAGTAGTGCTAGTATAGAAAAGCTATATGGAAGTAATACATCTGATATAGAATTTAGTGGAAGAGAAGTAAATGTTAAAGATTTTAAAATTTCTGGTAATGGTAAATACACTTTAAGGTTGAAAGAAGAAGATTTAGAAAAAATTAAACAAGAAGCTAAATTTATTGGACCTAAATTAGTTATGGAAAATTATACTGAAGAAACTGTAGATAAAATATCAAATCCATTTTTAAAACCAGTTGTTATAAATGAAAATAAGATAGTTAGTATACAGTTTGTAAATAATATAGAAAATGAGTTTAAAAAATTAGGTGATTTAACTGATGAAAAAATATTAAAAGATTTACCTAGTTATGATTTAAATAAGAAGAAATTTTTTGATGAATATAAAGTAAATAATGGACCATATAATTATTCTACTTCTATGAAACCAATGTCTTATGCTGTACAAAAATTGTTATTAAGTTCAAGTGCAGGTGAAGTTAAAAATATATTTGGAGATAATTATGCAAGTATAATAGGAAATATTATTAAAAATGAGATAGATAATAAGTATAATAGAACTAATATCATACTTAGTAATTTAGAAAAAGGAAATAGATTTTACTTTGACACATATGCAAGAACAAATTTATTAAATGATAAGAAATTTAGCCCGTTTGTTGATAAACATGTAGGAGCAATATTAGGATATTCAAGTAAGTTATCTGAGGATAAAAAGTTAGATTTATATGGAATATATCAATATGGAGATGTAGTATTTAATAATAAAGATAGTAATAAAGCAAGAAGTATAAATAACCTATATAATATAGGTGGTAATTTAAGTATGAAATTCCTTAATCTTATTAGACTTAATGTTGATAATAACATAGGATATAGTAAAAGTGATGTATACAATAGTACTACAGATACAAATAATAAAACAAATATATTACATAGTTTAAGTGTAAATCCTGGTGTAAGATTAGGATTAGAATTAAATATTGATAATATAAATAGTGTATTGAAACCATATGTAGGATATACATTTAACTATATCGTAGCTTGGGGTAAAAAAGATAGTACAACTGCTGTTGCTTCTTCTAATGATAGTGTAAACTCTTTAAGAGATATAGAATTAACTAAGTTAATGAATCATAATGTGGAATTAGGATTAGAGGTAGATAGTAAGTTAAATAAATATATTAGTGTACAAAACAGATTAGTTTTTGATTATAATAGTCTTGAAAATATAGAATTAAATCAAAAACTAGTTGATAAATTACATACAACTATAGGAAAAGGACTAGATAAAATAAGTGCAAATTACAATTTAGGAATAAAACTAAGTTTTATGGAAGGATTAAATGTAGTAGGAAAAGTTAATTTAAGTAGTAAACTTAATTTAGGATTAAATTTAGGATTTGACTATAATTTTTAA
- a CDS encoding DUF4037 domain-containing protein — protein sequence MLNKFDELINERKEFQKKSDNVSEVKILCEIVKMAKDIYGEISNEHIYYLNELGGASKYIGEYELGIKNLEKALSLIEIREGKRSIAYATSLLNLAEVYRFRGDLDKIENIYLETLSIFDENNIQKEYIYAGLCNNIGLFYQNLGNIEKSIPYHETSLKILLDMPEHLVELATTYNNLVMPYKEIGKLKQAYSNLDNALEIYEATLGKEHSMYGAALNNKAILKFEEKDYVSALNIFEMALDITKKSFGENSLNYKNLLSNVEYIRDIVKKSEEKIEIEATNDSKLIDKSREYTIKYILPKIKEKNEELLSKITIALIGEGSEVIGYDDEYSKDHDYTFMPTIFLNDKDYEKYHKELEDILLSLPQEFLGIKHVNNDVVNERRGIKKISDYLYRFIGKENTDLTIEDYRKIPEHSLFSLTSGEIFFAGNEEFTDMLSVLKYYPNVIRENKIATVCTRIAQSGQYNYLRLMKREDKIASNMSKSIFIENVIHLVYLLNSKYMPFYKWSARGLRDLPILGKDIEKRLLELIDNTVLDKHQMANRMEEICYFLVEEIKRQGLSKEKGYFLINHAISIQKNIDDEFLKLWTAFED from the coding sequence ATGTTAAATAAATTTGATGAATTGATTAATGAGAGAAAAGAATTTCAAAAAAAATCAGATAATGTATCTGAAGTAAAAATATTATGTGAAATAGTAAAAATGGCTAAGGATATTTATGGAGAGATATCTAATGAACATATTTATTATTTAAATGAACTTGGTGGAGCTTCTAAATATATAGGTGAATATGAATTAGGTATTAAGAATTTAGAAAAAGCTCTTTCATTAATAGAAATTAGAGAGGGTAAAAGATCTATTGCTTATGCAACATCTTTATTAAATCTTGCTGAAGTATATAGATTTAGAGGAGATTTAGATAAGATAGAAAATATATATTTGGAGACTCTATCTATTTTTGATGAAAATAATATACAAAAAGAATATATTTATGCAGGTTTATGTAATAATATTGGACTTTTTTATCAAAATTTGGGAAATATTGAAAAATCAATTCCGTATCATGAAACAAGCCTTAAAATATTATTGGATATGCCAGAACATTTAGTTGAACTTGCAACTACATATAATAATCTAGTTATGCCGTATAAGGAAATTGGAAAACTTAAACAAGCTTATTCTAATTTAGATAATGCTTTAGAGATATATGAAGCAACATTAGGTAAAGAGCATTCTATGTATGGTGCAGCACTTAATAATAAGGCTATACTTAAATTTGAAGAAAAAGATTATGTAAGTGCTTTAAATATATTTGAAATGGCATTAGATATTACTAAAAAATCTTTTGGAGAAAATAGTTTGAATTATAAAAACCTGTTATCTAATGTTGAATATATTAGAGATATAGTTAAAAAAAGTGAGGAAAAAATAGAAATAGAAGCTACAAATGATTCAAAACTTATAGATAAATCAAGAGAATACACTATAAAATATATTTTACCTAAAATTAAAGAAAAAAATGAAGAGCTATTATCTAAAATTACTATAGCTTTAATAGGTGAGGGTTCAGAAGTGATAGGATATGATGATGAATATTCAAAAGATCATGACTATACATTTATGCCAACAATTTTTTTAAATGATAAAGATTATGAAAAATATCATAAAGAGCTTGAAGACATCTTATTATCATTACCACAGGAATTTTTAGGAATAAAACATGTAAATAATGATGTGGTAAATGAAAGACGTGGAATAAAAAAAATAAGCGATTATTTATATAGATTTATAGGGAAAGAAAATACAGATTTAACAATAGAGGATTACAGAAAAATACCAGAACATTCATTATTTTCATTAACTAGTGGAGAAATATTTTTTGCAGGGAATGAAGAATTTACAGATATGTTATCTGTATTAAAATATTATCCTAATGTTATTAGAGAAAACAAGATAGCTACAGTATGTACTCGTATTGCCCAAAGTGGTCAATATAATTATTTGAGATTAATGAAAAGAGAAGATAAAATTGCCTCTAATATGTCAAAAAGTATATTTATAGAAAATGTAATACATTTAGTATATTTATTAAATTCTAAGTATATGCCTTTCTATAAATGGTCAGCAAGAGGATTAAGAGATTTACCTATTCTAGGTAAAGATATAGAAAAAAGATTGCTTGAATTAATAGATAATACTGTTCTTGATAAACATCAAATGGCTAATAGAATGGAAGAAATATGCTATTTCCTTGTAG